One genomic segment of Desulfomicrobium sp. ZS1 includes these proteins:
- a CDS encoding peptidoglycan bridge formation glycyltransferase FemA/FemB family protein — MLDLSAKTPQALLPTDIIFQTPYWAQVKSRLGYKPLAFDLESRRCGDVLVLLQPCGSKKIAVVPQGPEYAPDEENYGPFLEEFSLSLARELGPDVAFIRYDLPWKSLYADEMKKREWTAFPEPRIREMRMNMGTRHWNIRKSSTDLTVASSLVVDLDGNEKTTMSRMKPKTRYNIGLAQRKGVTVRTVSAGNLPEFHALYCQTAQRNGFAPCDYENFAALFKCRFAGKGNSELVFLLASHGTDNLAGAIIGISGKAANFLYGASSNLKRGLMAPYLMHWTAMNLARTHGCLTYEMGAVSPGLDPAHPFHGMYRFKTGFGGRIELRSGSWDFPLDQNAYRSFINTESLDRSRPAPRAC, encoded by the coding sequence ATGCTGGATCTTAGCGCAAAAACACCCCAGGCCCTTCTGCCCACCGATATCATCTTCCAGACCCCCTACTGGGCGCAGGTCAAGTCCAGGCTGGGCTACAAGCCCCTGGCCTTCGACCTCGAATCCAGACGGTGCGGGGACGTACTGGTGCTCTTGCAGCCCTGCGGCAGCAAAAAGATTGCCGTGGTACCGCAAGGGCCTGAATACGCCCCGGACGAAGAAAACTACGGACCCTTTCTCGAAGAGTTTTCCCTGTCCCTGGCCCGGGAACTGGGTCCGGACGTGGCCTTCATCCGCTACGACCTGCCCTGGAAGTCGCTCTATGCCGACGAAATGAAGAAACGGGAATGGACCGCCTTTCCGGAACCCAGAATCCGCGAGATGCGCATGAACATGGGCACCAGGCACTGGAATATCCGCAAGTCATCCACCGATCTGACCGTGGCCAGTTCGCTGGTGGTGGATCTGGACGGAAACGAAAAAACGACCATGTCGCGCATGAAGCCCAAGACCCGCTACAACATCGGCCTGGCCCAGCGCAAAGGCGTGACAGTGCGCACTGTCAGCGCGGGCAACCTGCCGGAATTCCACGCCCTCTACTGCCAGACCGCGCAACGCAACGGATTCGCGCCGTGCGACTATGAAAACTTCGCGGCCCTGTTCAAATGCCGTTTCGCGGGAAAAGGCAATTCGGAGCTCGTCTTTCTGCTGGCCAGCCACGGGACGGACAACCTGGCCGGAGCCATCATCGGGATCTCGGGCAAGGCGGCCAACTTTCTGTACGGAGCGTCCTCGAACCTGAAACGCGGACTCATGGCGCCCTACCTCATGCACTGGACCGCCATGAACCTGGCCCGGACGCACGGCTGCCTGACCTATGAAATGGGGGCAGTCTCCCCCGGCCTGGACCCCGCGCACCCCTTCCACGGCATGTACCGCTTCAAGACGGGATTCGGCGGCAGGATCGAACTCAGAAGCGGCTCCTGGGACTTCCCCCTGGACCAAAACGCCTACAGAAGCTTCATCAACACGGAGAGCCTGGACCGCTCCCGGCCCGCGCCCCGGGCGTGCTGA
- the rnk gene encoding nucleoside diphosphate kinase regulator: MNKKPSITITSLDAERLEILLDSLPKGGFPGKAALEEELDRARIVDPKNVPPTVVTMNSTVKFKLMPAGDEFCLTLVYPGRVDDQGTTISILAPVGSALLGLSIGDEIQWPRPGGGMLQVRIEEIVYQPERAGEYEL; the protein is encoded by the coding sequence ATGAACAAAAAACCAAGCATCACCATAACCTCCCTGGACGCTGAGCGTCTTGAAATACTTCTCGATTCCCTGCCCAAGGGCGGATTTCCGGGCAAAGCCGCTCTGGAGGAGGAACTGGACCGCGCTCGCATCGTGGACCCCAAAAATGTTCCGCCCACCGTGGTGACCATGAATTCCACGGTCAAATTCAAGCTCATGCCCGCAGGAGATGAGTTCTGCCTCACTCTTGTCTATCCGGGCAGGGTTGACGACCAGGGCACGACGATTTCCATCCTGGCCCCGGTGGGCAGCGCCCTGCTCGGGCTCTCCATCGGCGATGAAATCCAGTGGCCCCGGCCCGGCGGCGGGATGCTGCAAGTGCGCATCGAAGAGATCGTCTATCAGCCCGAACGCGCCGGAGAGTACGAGCTTTGA